The Acidobacteriota bacterium genome includes a window with the following:
- a CDS encoding zinc metalloprotease HtpX encodes MAGPPRDFYEIQQRQRRRSLPLFAVVLLFHFALLGLIGLALLATVGLFAGLGLFSSPGFWPRFLLGDLAVASVVAVLHFQDARKNGPRVILRRLQAATPDVADRYHVQFLDTLDEIRLAAGLPRVNAYVLPSFAVNSLALIDADGTPAVAVTEGLLAEGTRDELQAAAAHELAHIARGDAFYVTLVCSLANLFETFKDALGAAADDDGDQRRGRRGAGFPPVLFYGAVVLSALVMRLLSMLVSRERELLADAAAVEFCRSPEALARIITKAHLKNAFVGDFASSYAPLFIVPPGARDVPDTLAGRIFSSHPPLMARLGALAAMVHKKPQDLIESVREEERTRDRARGVLHSYEELRRPQLELFAGRGGAPGDAAPAAAEEARTWMLAGAGEGSWEGPFTIAELLGRPRFSAIMKVRNTQEGVEALAREFPQVRIALHDLARKKPLAPGRQNLCPRCRVPLAEAFYEGVGVRLCPRCGGKLVDAASVDRIVARREVDFSEALREKARRFKEAAVRNPLRRQKIESDLAAGLPCPNCGFRLAARPYSYQDFVPVDKCLSCGKIWFDADELEILQILIEDRAAK; translated from the coding sequence ATGGCCGGTCCGCCGCGCGACTTCTACGAAATTCAGCAACGGCAACGCCGCCGGAGCCTGCCCCTCTTCGCCGTGGTGCTTCTCTTCCACTTCGCATTGCTCGGGCTCATCGGCCTGGCCCTGCTGGCCACGGTCGGGCTCTTCGCCGGCCTGGGCCTTTTCAGCTCGCCTGGTTTCTGGCCCCGCTTCCTGCTCGGCGACCTGGCCGTCGCATCGGTCGTGGCCGTCCTCCATTTCCAGGACGCGCGCAAGAACGGCCCCCGCGTCATCCTGCGGCGCCTCCAGGCCGCGACGCCCGACGTCGCCGACCGCTACCACGTCCAGTTCCTCGACACCCTCGACGAGATCCGGCTGGCCGCAGGCCTGCCCCGCGTCAACGCCTACGTCCTGCCCTCGTTCGCCGTCAACTCGCTGGCCCTGATCGACGCCGACGGCACGCCGGCCGTGGCCGTCACCGAGGGCCTGCTGGCCGAGGGGACGCGCGACGAGCTCCAGGCGGCGGCCGCCCACGAGCTGGCCCACATCGCCCGGGGCGATGCCTTCTACGTGACCCTCGTCTGCTCGCTGGCCAATCTCTTCGAGACGTTCAAGGACGCCCTCGGCGCCGCGGCCGACGACGACGGGGATCAGCGGCGAGGCCGACGGGGCGCCGGCTTCCCGCCGGTCCTGTTCTACGGCGCCGTGGTCCTGTCCGCCCTGGTCATGCGCCTGCTGAGCATGCTCGTCAGCCGGGAGCGCGAGCTGCTGGCCGACGCCGCGGCCGTCGAGTTCTGCCGCTCCCCCGAGGCCCTGGCCCGCATCATCACCAAGGCCCATCTCAAGAACGCCTTCGTCGGCGATTTCGCCTCGAGCTACGCCCCTCTCTTCATCGTCCCGCCCGGCGCCCGAGACGTGCCCGACACCCTGGCCGGCCGCATCTTCAGCTCCCACCCGCCGCTCATGGCCCGCCTCGGCGCGCTGGCGGCCATGGTCCACAAGAAGCCGCAGGATCTCATCGAGTCGGTGCGTGAGGAAGAGCGGACCCGGGACCGGGCCCGCGGCGTGCTCCATTCCTACGAGGAGCTGCGCCGGCCCCAGCTCGAGCTGTTCGCCGGCCGGGGGGGGGCGCCCGGGGATGCCGCGCCGGCCGCCGCCGAGGAAGCCCGGACCTGGATGCTGGCCGGCGCCGGCGAAGGATCCTGGGAGGGGCCGTTCACCATCGCCGAGCTCCTGGGCCGGCCGCGCTTCTCGGCCATCATGAAGGTCCGGAACACGCAGGAGGGGGTCGAGGCCCTGGCCCGCGAGTTCCCGCAGGTCCGGATCGCCCTCCACGACCTGGCCCGCAAGAAGCCGCTGGCGCCCGGACGGCAGAACCTCTGTCCGCGCTGCCGAGTTCCCCTGGCCGAGGCGTTCTACGAAGGGGTCGGCGTCCGCCTCTGCCCCCGCTGCGGCGGCAAGCTGGTGGACGCGGCCTCGGTCGACCGGATCGTGGCCCGGCGCGAGGTCGATTTCTCCGAGGCGCTGCGCGAGAAGGCCAGGCGCTTCAAAGAGGCGGCCGTGCGCAATCCGCTCCGGCGCCAGAAGATCGAGTCGGACCTGGCCGCGGGCCTGCCCTGCCCGAACTGCGGCTTCAGGCTGGCCGCCCGGCCGTACAGCTACCAGGATTTCGTGCCGGTCGACAAGTGCCTGTCGTGCGGCAAGATCTGGTTCGACGCGGACGAGCTCGAGATCCTCCAGATCCTCATCGAGGACCGGGCGGCGAAGTAG